The stretch of DNA GTGGCGAGGCTTGCAGACTGATGGTGTCCGGCGGTCGTCAACGGCGAGACCACCCGGTCCGGCCCGCCGGTCCGACAGCCATGGAGGCGCCATGCCCGCCATCGCGGACGTGCTCGGCGATTTCGCCGCCCGCACCACTGCCCAGCACATCCCGGACGAGGTGCTGGAGCGGGCGCGGCACCTCGCGCTGGACTCGGTCGGCGTCGCATTCGCCGCCACCGAGCACGATTTCGCCCGCAACGCCCGGCGCGCGGTCGCCGAACTCGGCCCCGGCGAGCAGCCGGTGCTGGGCCTGCCGGACCGGCTCGCCCCGCGAGAAGCCGCCATGCTGGGCGCGATCCTGGTGCACGGCTTGGACTTCGACGACACGCACATGCCCGCGGTGACCCACGTGTCGGCTTCCGCGCTGCCGGTGAGCATCGCCGCCGCGATCAAGCACGGCCGCAGCGCCGAGGAGCTGCTCGCGGCCTACGTGCTCGGCGTCGAGATCAGCGCCCGCGTCGGCAAGGTCGCCCGCGGCGGCTTCCACGCCGCCGGGTTCCACCCGACGGGTGTGGCCGGGGCGTTCGGTTCCGCGGTGAGCGCGGCGAAACTGGCCGGAGCGGGCGCGGACGGAATCGCCGAGTCGCAGCGCATCGTCGGCTCGATGGCTTCGGGCCTGCTGGAGTTCCTGGCCGACGGCGCGTGGACCAAGCGGCTGCACCCGGGCTGGGCGGCCAACAGCGCGATCACCGCGGCGACCTTCGCCGCGACCGGCTGGCCCGGCCCGCCCGAGGTCTACGAAGGCCGCTACGGCCTGTACGCGACGCACCTGCAGACTTCCGAGTGGGACGCGCAAGACGCACTCGACGGGCTGGGCGAGCGCTGGGAACTGCTGGACACCGCGGTCAAGCCGTACCCGAGCTGCCACTTCACGCACGCCTTCGCCGACGCGATCCTGGCGCTGCGCGAGTCCGCAGGCATCGAAGCGTCCGAAGTGGACTCGGTGCGCTGCCGCATCCACGAAACGCCCGCCGCCGCGGTCTGCGATCCGATCGAACGCAAGCGCCGCCCGCAGGACGACTACGACGCGAAGTTCAGCCTCCCGTTCATCGCCGGGGCCTGCCTGGCGCGCGGACGGCTCACGCTCGCCGAGTTCGCCGCGGATTCCTTGGCGGACCCGGAGATCCTGCGGCTCGCGCAGCTGGTCGAGATCGCCGACGACCCGGAAAGCCGTTTCCCGCAGGCATATTCGGGCGAAGTGGAGATCCTGCTGCGGGACGGCCGCAAGCTCACCCGGCGCGAGGACGTCAACCGCGGGCACGCCGAACGCCCGCTGACCCACGAGGACATCCGCGCCAAGTTCACCGACAACTTCGGCGCGGACGCGAAGGACACAATGCGGCACGTGCTCGCACTCGGGAACGGTGGCAGCGCGAGCGAATTCGCCGAAGCGTTGCGCGCCGGGTGAGCAGCCCGGCGCTCGCAGAGCCGCAACGAGCAGCGGCGGCTGCACGGTTCAGCATCAGGCCCGAACCCGCTGGGTCCTGAACCCGCGGCACCTCAGCTGAAGACGCGGCGCTCCGGCTCTCTCACCCGGAAGTCCGCGGCCGCGCACCGACCGTCGCCACCGACCGGGAAGCCGCCGCAGTCGCGAGCTCGACCGCGGCCGCGACCTCCCATCCCGCCGCGAGGTGCGCGGCGAGCGCGCCGTTGAACGCATCGCCCGCGCCGGTCGTGTCCCGAACCGTCGTCTCCGGCGCGGGAAGACGCCGGACCCGTTCGTCGGGGTGCACCAGCAACGAACCCTCGCCGCCGAGGGTGACCACGACTTCGCGTCCGGTGAGCCGCGCCAGCGCCCTGGCGTGATCCTTGGTGTCGTCGCCCTCCGGGGAGGTCGAGCACAGCTCGGTGAGCTCGCCCAGCTCGCTCGCGTTCGGCGTCAGCAGCGGCGCGGCGTCGAGCAGCTCGGCCAGTTCCGGCACGACCGGTGCCGGGTTGAGCACGCACGGCACACCCGCGCTCGCCGCGCGCCGCACCGCAGTGCGGATCGCCTCCGCCGGGATCTCCGTGCTCACCAGCAGGCATCCGGTTCCGGGCAGGGCCGAGTCCAGTACGTTGCCGACGTGCTCGGCGGTGATGCCGTAGTTCGCCCCGGCGCCCACCGCGATCTGGTTCTCCCCGGCGTGGTCCACCACGATCAGCGCCGAACCGGTGGTGCGGTCGTCGAGCACCGCGACGTCGTCCACGGACACGCCGTGCTCGCGCAGATCGCGCAGCGTTCCGCTGCCCGCGTCGTCGGCCCCGACCGCGCCCGCCAGCCGCACCCGCGCGCCCGCTGCGGCCGCGGCCACCGCCGCGTTCGCGCCTTTGCCGCCGCCGTAGTGCTCGACCTGATCGCCGACCACGGTCTCGCCGGGGCGCGGCAGCCGCGGCGCGGTCACGACGTAGTCCACATTGATCGCGCCGACCACCAGTACCCTGCCGATGGGCTGTTCGGTGCTGTCGCTGGCCGCCATGTAGCCGTACCTCACGTCGTCGAGAGCCGGTATTGCCGAAACCGTCCGGAATTCCGTCGAATAATCCGAAATGGACGGTCGAATGTCCCCGGCCGGAGTTTAGCCGAACGCCCGCGCAGCACGGTGCGTGCTCGCTCGATTACGGCCGCCGCCGCGCAAGCCCACCCGCGCGGCCGGCATCTAGACCGATCCGGTACGACTGTGCGGGGACGACTGGCGCGCACCGGCACGGTGCGACGAGCCGCGGTGCGCACGATCGCGGCGCCGCCGGTGGGTCGCCTCCGCCCGGGTGCGCCGACGCGCCCTGCGACGACGAGCGCCACGACGTCCCAGCGACCGTTTGATGGGTGAGGTAAGCGAACCAGACATGAGCATCAAGATCGGGTACAAGGCGTCCGCCGAGCAGTTCGGGCCGCGCGACCTCGTCGAGTTCGCCGTCGAGGCCGAGCAGCGCGGCCTGGACAGCGTCATGGTCAGCGACCACTTCCAGCCGTGGCGGCACAACCAGGGTCACGCGCCGTTCGCGATGTCCTGGATGAGCGCGGTCGGCGAGCGCACTTCCCGCATCCAAATGGGCACCAGCGTGCTCACCCCGACGTTCCGCTACGAGCCCGCGGTGGTGGCGCAGGCGTTCGGCACGCTCGGCAGCCTCTACCCGGGCCGGGTGATGCTCGGCATCGGCACCGGCGAGGCGCTCAACGAGACCGCCGTCACCGCCCGCGAATGGCCGGAGTTCAGGGAACGCTTCCGCAGGCTCAAGGAATCGGTCGAGCTGATCCGGACGCTGTGGAACTCGGAGCGGGTCAGCTACGAAGGCGAGTACTACCGCACCGCGAACGCCACCATCTACGACGCGCCGGACGGCGGAGTGCCGATCTACGTGGCCGCGGGCGGGCCGATGGTGGCGAAGTACGCCGGCCGCGTCGGCGACGGGTTCATCTGCACCAGCGGCAAGGGCATGGACCTCTACACCGACAAGCTGCTGCCCGCGGTCTCCGAGGGGGCGGCCAAGAGCGGCCGCGACTCCGCGGCGCTGGACAAGATGATCGAGATCAAGCTCTCGTTCGACCCGGACCCGGAGACCGCGCTGCACAACACCCGGTTCTGGGCGCCGCTGGCGCTGCCCGCCGAGGTCAAGCACAGCCTGGACGATCCGGCGGAGATGGAGCGCGCGGGCAACGAGCTGCCGATCGAGCAGGTGGCGAGCCGGTGGATCGTGGCCTCCGACCCGGAGGACGCGCTGACCCAGATCAAGGCGTACCTGGATGCCGGTTTCGACCACCTGGTGTTCCACGCGCCGGGCTCGGACCAGTCGCGGTTCCTGCGGACCTTCACCGAGCAGGTCGTGCCCCGCATCCGCGACCTGACGTCCTGAGCAACCGATAGCGCAGCGTGCTCGCTGCGTCGCCCGGAGTCGCGATCAGTGGTCGACTTCGACTACGCGGAGTCCTGCACTGTTGCGGTCGCAGGTGTTGACCGAGAGTGTTGTGGCGAACCGACGGTTGGCTTGAGTCGCGCATCCGGACGCCGGCTCGGCCAAGGTCGTGCGGGTTCGGCACCACGTGCTCGCTCGGCCGTTTGCACGCGAAGGAACCGGGTCATGAACTACGGGGATGGTCAGCGCCACGAACTCGCGAGCGTGATGAGCACGCTGGCCAGGAATCTGGAAGCGGAGAGGAACGAGACGGACACGCTGGGCGCGATCGTGCAGACCGCGGTCAACACCGTGCCGGGCGTCTGGGCCGGAGGCATCACGCAAGTCCACCGCAGGCAGGTGAGCGCGCGAGTGCCGACGGACGAAATGGTGCGCCAGTGCGACGAGGCGCAGCAGGAGCTGGGCGAGGGGCCGTGCGTGGACGCCATCTGGCAGCGCGAAACCGTCGTCGTCGATGACATGAACGCCGAAACGCGCTGGCCTCGGTTCGCGGCTCGCGCCGCTGAGCTGAGGATCGGCAGCATGATCTCGTTCCGGCTGTTCGTCCAGGAGGACACGCTCGGCGCGTTGAACCTCTACGGCGACCACGAAGTGCGGTTCGGCGACGAGGCCCAGATCATCGGCGAAGTCTTCGCCGCCCACGCGGCCTTGGCCCTGTCCGGGGCGCGGCACCATCGGCAGCTCAGCGAGTCGGTGGCGTCCAGGGACGCCATCGGACAGGCCAAGGGGCTGCTGATGTGCCAGCACCGCCTCGGTGCGCAGCAGGCGTTCGACCTGCTAGTGCGGGCTTCGCAGCAGTCCAACATCAAGCTGACCGAGGTCGCCGCCTGGGTCGTGGCCGAGCACGAGAACCCGGGCGGCGCCTCCCGGCCGCAGAGCAATTGAACTCATCCCAGCACGTCACGCCCGCGCGTCACACCAGCCGATGCGCGCCGCAGATCTGGCAGATCAAGCGGTCGCGGGGATCGTCGGCGCGGTCGTGGTCGGCGGACTCGGTCAGCGCGTGGTGACCGCAGACGCCGCAGGCCAGCTGCGATTCCAAGCTCAGCGTCGGGGCCAGCTGCGGGTCGGCGGGATGGGTTCGCGAGGCCATTGCGACCTCCTAACGTGCTTTCCGGCGACGGCGAACGCCGCCAAAATCTGACGTCAGGCCGCTGTGCACTCAACCGCCTGTCCCGGTCAACGTCATCGGCGGGCCGGGGAATTCCCGGCGCCGAAAGATGTGTTCCCCGGGGCGCACCGATGTGCATGTGGCGGTTGAGCCGAGCGGGATGTCGACGAAGCTCTTCGCCCGCCACCGGCGCGACGCGCGGTGGCGGAGCCGCTGCGGTTCCGCCACCGCGGGTCTTGCCGGAGCACTCCTCAGTGCTTGCCGAGCTCGCCGTCGACCCGGCGCCAGACGCCCTGCGGGTTGCCGTCGGCGAGCACGCCGGGCAGCAGCTCCGGCGGAACGTCCTGATAGGACACCGGGCGCAGGAAGCGATCGATGGCCAGCGTGCCGACCGAGGTCGTCCGTGAGTCCGAAGTGGACGGATACGGTCCGCCGTGCACCATGGCGTGCCCGACCTCGACGCCGGTCGGCCAGCCGTTGAACAGGATCCGGCCCGCCTTGCGCTCCAAAGTGGACAGCAAGGTGCCCGCCTGCGCGGAGTCCGCGGCGCTCGCGTGCACCGTCGCGGTCAGCTGCCCCTCGACCGCGGCGGCCACCGCGCGGACCTGCTCGGCATCGCGGCAGCGCACCACCAGCGACGACGAGCCGAACACCTCGTCGCCCAGCCCGTCCGCGCCGAGGAAGTCGTCGGCGTCGGTGACCAGCAGCGCCGCCCGGCAGGACTGCGGCGCGTCGGACTCCTGCCCGCGCGCGAGCACCTGGATCTCGGGCCGGTCGGCGAGCGCGGAGACGCCTTCGGCGTAGGAGCGGGCGATGCCGGGAGTCAGCATCGGGGTCGGCGCCGAAGCCGCGACCGCTTCGGCCGCCGCTTCCAGGAAGTTCTGCAGTTCCGGGCCGTCGGCCGCGATGACCAGGCCGGGGTTGGTGCAGAACTGGCCGGAGCCCAGCGTCAGCGACCCGACGAACTCCTTGCCCAGTTCGGCGGCACGCTCGGACAGCGCGCCGGGCAGCAGGAACACCGGGTTGATGCTGCTCATCTCCGCGTAGACCGGGATCGGCTGCGGCCGCCGCTGCGCAGCGGCGAGCAGCGCCAAACCCGCGGTGCGCGAGCCGGTGAACCCGACCGCCTGGATCCGCGGATCGCTCACCAGCGCCGTGCCCAGCTCCGGCCCGGAGCCGTAGAGCAGCGAGAACGTTCCGGCGGGCAGCCCGCACGCGGACACGGCCTCGGTGATCGCCCGCCCGACGAGCTCGCAGGTGCCGGGGTGCGCGTCGTGCGCCTTCACGACCACGGGGCAGCCCGCGGCCAGCGCGGAAGCGGTGTCGCCGCCCGCGACGGAGAACGCCATCGGGAAGTTGCTCGCGCCGAACACCGCGACCGGGCCGAGCGCGATCTTGCGCTGCCGGATGTCCGGGCGCGGCGCGGGGGAGCGGTCCGGCAGTCCAGGGTCCACCCGCGCGCCCTGGAAACCGCCTTCCCGCACGACCTGCGCGAACAGCCGCAGCTGCCCGGTGGTGCGGCCGCGTTCGCCGGTCACCCGGCCCATCGGCAGGCCGCTTTCGGCGTGCGCGCGCTCGGGCAGCGCGTCGCCGATCGCCTCGATCTTCTCGGCGATGGTCTCCAGGAACACCGCGCGCTGCTCGAGGGTGGTGGCGCGGTAGGTGTCGAAGGCGGCTTCCGCCGCGGCGCACGCGCGCTGCACCTCGGCAGGCCCGCCCCAGCCGTAGGCGGGGTCCAGCTGAGCACCCGTGCCTGGATCGACGGCGCGGATCTGCTCGCCGCCGCCGGGCACCGGGTCGCCCGCGATGAGCATCCGCCCGGTGAGTTCGGTGCCGACCGTGGTCATGCGGTGAGTCCTCCCAAGAAGTGTTCGAACATGGTCTGCGTAGCGGGTCACCTGGCGGAACCCGCCGGTGGTCCGGTCGAGTCCCGAACCGCAAGCGGCTGACGCCGCTGGTGAAACAGCTCTTGATCCGTCACGAGCGCCGACCGCGCGCAGTCGATGTCGACCCGAACACTAGATTCGGGTATTGATGCGTGTCCAACTCCCACCGCGCATCGACTCTTGCGGAATGCGCATCAGTGAGGCGGCAAGGCATGTTCACGCTCAACCAGCTCGCCGGCTTCGTGGCGGTCGCCGAGGAACTGCACTACGGCCGTGCAGCGGAGCGGCTGCGGATGACCCAACCACCGCTGAGCCGCCAGATCCAGCTGCTGGAACGCGAGATCGGGGTGCGGTTGTTCGACCGCGGCGGCCGCGCGGTGCGGCTGACCCCGGCGGGCAAGGCTTTCCTGCGGGACGCGCGGCGGCTGCTGCACGAGGCGGAGAACGCGACGCTGGCGGTGCGGCGGGTTCCTGCTGGCGAGGCCGGTTCGCTGCGCATCGGGTTCACCGCGACGTCCGCGTACGGCCTGCTCGGCGGCGTGCTGGAGACGGCCCGGGACCGGTTGCCGCACGTGGACGTGGCGTTGCGGGAGCTGGTCACGCGCGATCAGCTCGACATGCTGTCCTCCGCAGCGCTGGACCTCGGCCTGATGCGACCGCCGATCACGCGGCCGGAACTCGACTCGCGCCGGGTGGTGACCGAGCCGCTGCTGGCCGCGCTGCCCGCCGGTCACCCGCTGGCGAACGGTTCGGAACCGCTGAGCCCCGCTGATTTCGACGGCGCGGACGTGGTGATGTATTCGCCGACCGAAGCGCGCTACTTCCACGAGCTGCTGGTCAGCATCTTCCGCGAGGCGCACGTGACGCCGCACTACACCCAGCACGTCAGCCAGGTGCACACGGTGCTGGCGCTGGTGCGCGCGGGGCTGGGGCTGGCGCTGGTGCCATCGACGGCGACGTTGCTGCGGTTCGAGGGGGTGGTGCTGCGGCCGGTGCGGCTGCCCGAGCCGGAGCCGGTGGAGCTGCACCTCGGGTGGCGGCGGGCCAACGACAACCCGGCGTTGTGGGCGTTGCTCGGGCTGCTGTGACCCGGGCGTTCGGCGCAGCGGCACCGCACATCGGAAAAAGTGTCCTTTGTGGACGTAATTGATGTGTCCGGCTTGCGGGTTCGAGCGCGCGGTC from Saccharopolyspora sp. SCSIO 74807 encodes:
- a CDS encoding PfkB family carbohydrate kinase, which encodes MAASDSTEQPIGRVLVVGAINVDYVVTAPRLPRPGETVVGDQVEHYGGGKGANAAVAAAAAGARVRLAGAVGADDAGSGTLRDLREHGVSVDDVAVLDDRTTGSALIVVDHAGENQIAVGAGANYGITAEHVGNVLDSALPGTGCLLVSTEIPAEAIRTAVRRAASAGVPCVLNPAPVVPELAELLDAAPLLTPNASELGELTELCSTSPEGDDTKDHARALARLTGREVVVTLGGEGSLLVHPDERVRRLPAPETTVRDTTGAGDAFNGALAAHLAAGWEVAAAVELATAAASRSVATVGARPRTSG
- a CDS encoding GAF and ANTAR domain-containing protein: MNYGDGQRHELASVMSTLARNLEAERNETDTLGAIVQTAVNTVPGVWAGGITQVHRRQVSARVPTDEMVRQCDEAQQELGEGPCVDAIWQRETVVVDDMNAETRWPRFAARAAELRIGSMISFRLFVQEDTLGALNLYGDHEVRFGDEAQIIGEVFAAHAALALSGARHHRQLSESVASRDAIGQAKGLLMCQHRLGAQQAFDLLVRASQQSNIKLTEVAAWVVAEHENPGGASRPQSN
- the fgd gene encoding glucose-6-phosphate dehydrogenase (coenzyme-F420); protein product: MSIKIGYKASAEQFGPRDLVEFAVEAEQRGLDSVMVSDHFQPWRHNQGHAPFAMSWMSAVGERTSRIQMGTSVLTPTFRYEPAVVAQAFGTLGSLYPGRVMLGIGTGEALNETAVTAREWPEFRERFRRLKESVELIRTLWNSERVSYEGEYYRTANATIYDAPDGGVPIYVAAGGPMVAKYAGRVGDGFICTSGKGMDLYTDKLLPAVSEGAAKSGRDSAALDKMIEIKLSFDPDPETALHNTRFWAPLALPAEVKHSLDDPAEMERAGNELPIEQVASRWIVASDPEDALTQIKAYLDAGFDHLVFHAPGSDQSRFLRTFTEQVVPRIRDLTS
- a CDS encoding LysR substrate-binding domain-containing protein; this translates as MFTLNQLAGFVAVAEELHYGRAAERLRMTQPPLSRQIQLLEREIGVRLFDRGGRAVRLTPAGKAFLRDARRLLHEAENATLAVRRVPAGEAGSLRIGFTATSAYGLLGGVLETARDRLPHVDVALRELVTRDQLDMLSSAALDLGLMRPPITRPELDSRRVVTEPLLAALPAGHPLANGSEPLSPADFDGADVVMYSPTEARYFHELLVSIFREAHVTPHYTQHVSQVHTVLALVRAGLGLALVPSTATLLRFEGVVLRPVRLPEPEPVELHLGWRRANDNPALWALLGLL
- a CDS encoding aldehyde dehydrogenase (NADP(+)), whose translation is MTTVGTELTGRMLIAGDPVPGGGEQIRAVDPGTGAQLDPAYGWGGPAEVQRACAAAEAAFDTYRATTLEQRAVFLETIAEKIEAIGDALPERAHAESGLPMGRVTGERGRTTGQLRLFAQVVREGGFQGARVDPGLPDRSPAPRPDIRQRKIALGPVAVFGASNFPMAFSVAGGDTASALAAGCPVVVKAHDAHPGTCELVGRAITEAVSACGLPAGTFSLLYGSGPELGTALVSDPRIQAVGFTGSRTAGLALLAAAQRRPQPIPVYAEMSSINPVFLLPGALSERAAELGKEFVGSLTLGSGQFCTNPGLVIAADGPELQNFLEAAAEAVAASAPTPMLTPGIARSYAEGVSALADRPEIQVLARGQESDAPQSCRAALLVTDADDFLGADGLGDEVFGSSSLVVRCRDAEQVRAVAAAVEGQLTATVHASAADSAQAGTLLSTLERKAGRILFNGWPTGVEVGHAMVHGGPYPSTSDSRTTSVGTLAIDRFLRPVSYQDVPPELLPGVLADGNPQGVWRRVDGELGKH
- a CDS encoding MmgE/PrpD family protein, which gives rise to MPAIADVLGDFAARTTAQHIPDEVLERARHLALDSVGVAFAATEHDFARNARRAVAELGPGEQPVLGLPDRLAPREAAMLGAILVHGLDFDDTHMPAVTHVSASALPVSIAAAIKHGRSAEELLAAYVLGVEISARVGKVARGGFHAAGFHPTGVAGAFGSAVSAAKLAGAGADGIAESQRIVGSMASGLLEFLADGAWTKRLHPGWAANSAITAATFAATGWPGPPEVYEGRYGLYATHLQTSEWDAQDALDGLGERWELLDTAVKPYPSCHFTHAFADAILALRESAGIEASEVDSVRCRIHETPAAAVCDPIERKRRPQDDYDAKFSLPFIAGACLARGRLTLAEFAADSLADPEILRLAQLVEIADDPESRFPQAYSGEVEILLRDGRKLTRREDVNRGHAERPLTHEDIRAKFTDNFGADAKDTMRHVLALGNGGSASEFAEALRAG